A section of the Microbacterium forte genome encodes:
- a CDS encoding RidA family protein, which yields MEITLAQPAGLVVSPAFSHVAVVPPGATTIHIGGQNGVDETGALVSADAAEQSLRAVQNARIALESAGASLDDVISWTIYIHQDADLRAAYGAVASTLARDGAPPLVTAALVAGLGVPGAVIEVSAIAAVIRE from the coding sequence ATGGAGATCACACTCGCACAGCCCGCGGGACTCGTCGTGAGCCCCGCATTCAGTCATGTCGCCGTCGTCCCCCCAGGGGCCACGACGATCCACATCGGCGGCCAGAACGGCGTCGACGAGACCGGCGCGCTCGTCTCGGCGGATGCCGCCGAGCAGTCGCTCCGAGCGGTTCAGAACGCCCGCATCGCCCTCGAGTCAGCGGGCGCGAGCCTCGACGACGTCATCAGCTGGACCATCTATATCCATCAGGATGCTGATCTGCGCGCTGCCTACGGCGCCGTCGCATCCACGCTCGCGCGCGACGGCGCCCCTCCCCTGGTGACCGCAGCCCTGGTGGCCGGTCTCGGCGTCCCCGGAGCAGTGATCGAGGTGAGCGCGATCGCCGCTGTCATCCGCGAATGA
- a CDS encoding DNA polymerase IV, with product MSDWVLHVDMDQFIAAVEVLRRPELAGLPVIVGGRGDPTERAVVSTASYEAREFGIGSGMPLKIAARKAPENAVFLPVDHDAYESASTEVMSTLRALPGVVLEVIGWDECFLGVTTDDPEGIARLAQSAVLEATGLHCSVGIGDNKVRAKIATEFGKPRGVFRLTADNWFEVMGDKPTRGLWGVGPKVQKRLAAHGITTVRELAEADEGQLTAEFGPRMGVWYHGLGSGLGPAVVDSTPWVARSHSRETTFQQNLTTPAEVRSALVDLAGQAFDDCASEGRAVVRVHLKVRYAPFETKTFGRKLSEPTTERAEVVDAALALGDTLDRDREVRLLGVRAEMAMPDGGDSAERTPVRGRI from the coding sequence ATGAGCGACTGGGTTCTGCACGTGGACATGGACCAGTTCATCGCTGCGGTCGAGGTGCTGCGCAGACCCGAGCTCGCGGGGCTCCCTGTGATCGTCGGCGGCAGGGGGGATCCCACGGAGCGAGCCGTCGTGTCGACGGCGTCGTACGAGGCGCGCGAGTTCGGCATCGGATCCGGGATGCCGTTGAAGATCGCGGCGCGCAAGGCGCCCGAGAACGCTGTCTTCCTGCCGGTGGATCACGACGCCTACGAGTCGGCGTCGACGGAGGTGATGTCGACGCTGCGCGCGCTGCCAGGGGTGGTGCTCGAGGTCATCGGCTGGGACGAGTGCTTCCTCGGCGTCACGACCGATGATCCTGAGGGGATCGCGCGCCTCGCTCAGAGCGCGGTGCTCGAGGCGACCGGGCTGCACTGCTCGGTCGGTATCGGAGACAACAAGGTGCGCGCCAAGATCGCCACCGAGTTCGGCAAGCCCCGAGGAGTGTTCCGGCTCACCGCCGACAACTGGTTCGAGGTGATGGGTGACAAGCCCACGCGGGGGCTCTGGGGTGTGGGGCCGAAGGTGCAGAAGAGGCTCGCAGCCCACGGCATCACGACCGTCCGTGAGCTGGCTGAGGCCGATGAGGGCCAGCTCACCGCGGAGTTCGGTCCCCGGATGGGCGTCTGGTATCACGGTCTGGGGTCGGGTCTCGGACCTGCTGTGGTCGACAGCACCCCCTGGGTGGCACGCAGCCACAGCCGTGAGACGACCTTCCAGCAGAACCTCACGACGCCCGCGGAGGTGCGCTCGGCGCTGGTCGATCTGGCCGGGCAGGCCTTCGACGACTGCGCCTCCGAGGGGCGCGCGGTCGTCCGCGTGCACCTCAAGGTGCGTTACGCACCGTTCGAGACGAAGACCTTCGGTCGCAAGCTGTCAGAGCCGACGACCGAGCGGGCCGAGGTCGTCGATGCGGCTCTCGCTCTCGGTGACACGCTCGATCGCGACCGTGAGGTGCGACTGCTCGGTGTTCGCGCCGAGATGGCCATGCCGGACGGCGGCGACTCGGCCGAGCGGACGCCGGTGCGGGGCAGAATCTGA